One region of Kytococcus sedentarius DSM 20547 genomic DNA includes:
- a CDS encoding adenylosuccinate synthase: MPAIVIVGAQWGDEGKGKATDQLGARVDHVVKFNGGNNAGHTVVIDGEKYALHLLPSGILTPGVTPIIANGVVVDLAVLFEEIEALEARGVDTSKLKVSANAHVIPSYNTTLDKVSERFLGKRKIGTTGRGIGPSYADKMNRAGIRVQDLFDESILRQKVEAALVLKNELLVKTYNRRAVEADEVVTELRSYVDRLRPMVVDSGLEIARALDAGETVLFEAGQATMLDVDHGTYPFVTSSSCVAAGASTGSGMAPGRIDRVVGIFKAYTTRVGEGPFPTELLDETGDALREAGFEFGTTTGRPRRCGWADALVGRYATRVNGLTDMVLTKLDTLTGFETLRVATGYRVPAAKASGLGDGRREGEWVYFDEMPMSQSDFHHAEPVYEDHAGWTEDITGCRAFDELPQAAQDYVLRLEELVGTRISVIGVGPGREQSIVRHELAPGR; the protein is encoded by the coding sequence ATGCCGGCGATCGTGATCGTGGGCGCCCAGTGGGGCGACGAGGGCAAGGGCAAGGCCACCGACCAGCTCGGCGCACGCGTCGACCACGTGGTGAAGTTCAACGGCGGCAACAACGCCGGCCACACCGTGGTGATCGACGGCGAGAAGTACGCCCTGCACCTGCTGCCCAGCGGCATCCTGACCCCCGGTGTCACCCCCATCATCGCCAACGGGGTGGTCGTGGACCTGGCCGTGCTCTTCGAGGAGATCGAGGCCCTGGAGGCCCGCGGGGTCGACACCAGCAAGCTGAAGGTCAGCGCCAACGCCCACGTGATCCCGTCGTACAACACCACGCTCGACAAGGTCTCCGAGCGCTTCCTGGGCAAGCGCAAGATCGGCACCACCGGCCGCGGCATCGGCCCCAGCTATGCCGACAAGATGAACCGCGCCGGGATCCGCGTGCAGGACCTGTTCGATGAGTCCATCCTGCGCCAGAAGGTCGAGGCCGCGCTGGTGCTCAAGAACGAGCTGCTGGTGAAGACCTACAACCGCCGCGCCGTGGAGGCCGACGAGGTGGTCACCGAGCTGCGCAGCTACGTCGATCGCCTGCGCCCGATGGTGGTCGACTCCGGCCTGGAGATCGCGCGCGCCCTCGATGCGGGGGAGACCGTCCTGTTCGAGGCGGGCCAGGCCACCATGCTCGATGTGGACCACGGCACCTACCCGTTCGTGACCTCGTCCTCCTGCGTGGCGGCGGGGGCGTCCACCGGGTCGGGCATGGCGCCGGGCCGCATCGACCGGGTGGTCGGCATCTTCAAGGCCTACACGACCCGCGTGGGGGAGGGGCCGTTCCCCACCGAGCTGCTCGACGAGACGGGTGACGCCCTGCGGGAGGCCGGGTTCGAGTTCGGCACCACCACGGGGCGTCCGCGTCGGTGCGGGTGGGCCGACGCGCTGGTGGGGCGCTACGCCACGCGCGTCAACGGGCTGACCGACATGGTGCTGACCAAGCTGGACACGCTCACCGGGTTCGAGACCTTGCGCGTTGCCACCGGCTACCGGGTGCCGGCCGCCAAGGCGTCCGGATTGGGTGACGGCCGCCGCGAGGGCGAGTGGGTGTACTTCGACGAGATGCCGATGTCGCAGAGCGACTTCCACCACGCCGAGCCGGTCTATGAGGACCACGCCGGGTGGACCGAGGACATCACTGGGTGCCGCGCCTTCGACGAGCTGCCGCAGGCCGCCCAGGACTACGTGCTGCGGCTGGAGGAGCTCGTGGGCACCCGCATCAGCGTGATCGGCGTGGGCCCGGGTCGCGAGCAGTCCATCGTGCGCCACGAGCTGGCGCCTGGGCGCTGA
- a CDS encoding HelD family protein: MSTSREQDPLVEQQIALEQAHVDRVHAELAKAAERAGLVEAEGLARGRTMRTGDVRDEEMSGLFERDALVFSSHKRRTSLEMEHEGLVFGRLDLDHSMPDAGPAEGEAPTVEEVRYIGRLGVRDDDYEPLVVDWRAPAASAFYRATPVQPHKVVRRRVLRCRAEQVIGIEDDLMVAEPPEDLPVVGDGALMAALTRSRGGRMRDIVATIQQHQDEAIRAEARGVTTITGGPGTGKTVVALHRAAYLLYTDRRRYEHGGVLVIGPSAAYTAYIERVLPTLGEDSVALRAAGDVVDGMTGLRLDAPEAARVKGMLRIRKVLARAAKAPAPDAPVELRCFVSGHAIRLVEQDLRRIRNTVLRGAKRNDAAAAAREMLSQAAWTQARSQTSGEILREDRERFFSRFEDSREVDAFMESWWRPVDPREVVLWLADAEQLAGWARDALDAEEQAALAASMQVALDTGTWSVADAALVDEVSARIGQPQVEVDTERGFYEVEELDDASQYGVSALKGGEGRAETEYHQVSPTTAWEKLLYGTVEQPATYAHLLVDEAQDLSPMQWRMLGRRGRTASWTVVGDAAQASWPDAAEAEEARDETFGAKPRRSFHMDTNYRNASEIFAYAAEYIRRHEPEADIPNAVRETGVQPREVGVTATGKDSGAWATAAVEAARELVDEVDGAIAVITPAVHRVDVEAALEPLRGEHPRVVAIDPMSTKGLEYDATVVVDPEEIVAESPGGARVLYVVFTRAAHRMVVLAEG, encoded by the coding sequence ATCGCCCTCGAGCAGGCGCACGTCGATCGCGTGCACGCCGAGCTGGCCAAGGCCGCCGAGCGGGCCGGCCTGGTGGAGGCCGAGGGGCTGGCCCGCGGGCGCACCATGCGCACCGGCGACGTCCGCGACGAGGAGATGTCCGGCCTGTTCGAGCGCGACGCGCTGGTGTTCTCCAGCCACAAGCGCCGCACCTCCCTGGAGATGGAGCACGAGGGCCTGGTCTTCGGGCGCCTCGACCTGGACCACTCGATGCCGGATGCCGGCCCCGCGGAGGGCGAGGCACCCACCGTCGAGGAGGTGCGCTACATCGGCCGCCTGGGCGTGCGCGACGACGACTACGAGCCGCTGGTGGTCGACTGGCGCGCCCCGGCCGCGAGCGCCTTCTACCGCGCCACGCCCGTGCAGCCCCACAAGGTGGTGCGCCGTCGCGTGCTGCGCTGCCGCGCCGAGCAGGTCATCGGCATCGAGGACGACCTGATGGTGGCCGAGCCGCCGGAGGACCTGCCGGTGGTCGGCGACGGCGCCCTGATGGCCGCCCTCACCCGCTCCCGCGGTGGGCGCATGCGGGACATCGTGGCCACCATCCAGCAGCACCAGGACGAGGCCATCCGCGCCGAGGCCCGCGGCGTCACCACCATCACCGGTGGCCCGGGCACCGGAAAGACGGTGGTTGCCCTGCACCGCGCCGCCTACCTGCTCTACACCGACCGGCGCCGCTACGAGCACGGTGGCGTGCTCGTCATCGGTCCGAGCGCGGCGTACACCGCCTACATCGAGCGCGTGCTGCCCACGCTGGGTGAGGACTCGGTGGCCCTGCGCGCCGCCGGTGACGTGGTGGACGGCATGACCGGCCTGCGCCTGGACGCCCCGGAGGCCGCGCGCGTGAAGGGGATGCTGCGCATCCGCAAGGTCCTCGCCCGCGCCGCGAAGGCCCCGGCCCCCGACGCCCCGGTGGAGCTGCGCTGCTTCGTCTCCGGGCACGCCATCCGGCTGGTGGAGCAGGACCTGCGACGCATCCGCAACACCGTGCTGCGCGGCGCCAAGCGCAACGACGCCGCCGCGGCAGCCCGCGAGATGCTCTCCCAGGCCGCCTGGACCCAAGCACGCTCGCAGACCTCCGGCGAGATCCTGCGCGAGGACCGGGAGCGCTTCTTCAGCCGCTTCGAGGACTCCCGCGAGGTGGATGCCTTCATGGAGTCCTGGTGGCGTCCCGTGGACCCGCGCGAGGTGGTGCTCTGGCTCGCCGACGCCGAGCAGCTCGCCGGCTGGGCCCGGGACGCGCTGGACGCCGAGGAGCAGGCCGCTCTCGCCGCATCGATGCAGGTGGCCCTGGACACGGGCACCTGGTCGGTGGCCGACGCGGCCCTGGTGGACGAGGTCTCCGCCCGCATCGGGCAGCCGCAGGTGGAGGTCGACACCGAGCGGGGCTTCTACGAGGTCGAGGAGCTGGACGACGCCAGCCAGTACGGCGTCTCCGCGCTGAAGGGTGGCGAGGGCCGCGCCGAGACCGAGTACCACCAGGTCTCCCCCACCACAGCCTGGGAGAAGCTGCTGTACGGCACCGTGGAGCAGCCCGCGACGTACGCCCACCTGCTGGTGGACGAGGCGCAGGACCTCTCCCCGATGCAGTGGCGCATGCTGGGCCGCCGTGGCCGGACCGCGTCGTGGACCGTGGTGGGTGACGCGGCGCAGGCCAGCTGGCCCGATGCGGCGGAGGCCGAAGAGGCCCGCGACGAGACCTTCGGCGCCAAGCCGCGCCGCTCGTTCCACATGGACACGAACTACCGCAACGCCAGCGAGATCTTCGCCTACGCCGCGGAGTACATCCGCCGCCACGAGCCGGAGGCGGACATCCCGAACGCGGTGCGCGAGACCGGGGTCCAGCCACGGGAGGTGGGCGTCACGGCAACGGGGAAGGACTCCGGCGCGTGGGCGACCGCGGCCGTGGAGGCGGCGCGCGAGCTGGTCGATGAGGTGGACGGCGCGATCGCGGTGATCACCCCGGCGGTCCACCGGGTGGACGTGGAGGCGGCGCTGGAGCCGCTGCGCGGCGAGCACCCGCGCGTGGTGGCGATCGACCCGATGAGCACCAAGGGCCTGGAGTACGACGCGACCGTGGTGGTGGACCCCGAGGAGATCGTGGCCGAGTCCCCCGGCGGCGCGCGTGTGCTGTACGTGGTCTTCACTCGCGCCGCGCACCGGATGGTTGTGCTGGCCGAGGGGTGA